The following proteins are co-located in the Sardina pilchardus chromosome 24, fSarPil1.1, whole genome shotgun sequence genome:
- the si:ch211-288g17.3 gene encoding serine/arginine repetitive matrix protein 1: MTAEPGDSAEALPNGSPSPAKRGRGRPKGSAEKKAKINLFPRKLSRVPKVIDFFSASAPQGQERKRGRPKKRLRGRPRKTPLSPDEEEADKKLSARSNPRKRKLSKPLGRPRIHPIKDSQTPSGRKRGRPRKSASAPSRSSSKGAAAATNGTPTKRGRGRPPGTANKARRLPFTPGRKRGRPLGSGKAAAGDGTPRKRGRPLGSKKRSLAAADGPPKKRGRPPGSGSGSAAAKKKTKQVAEDGTPKKRGRPRGSLGKKRKHWMAKAPEPKPAFDGPPRKRGRPRKVQSADLASNSEEAEQEPTPPAQEEGQENGQVATAANESTEPAPVEEGHDDILAPVEDEDELQGGDEGNAAIVEEVVEEPPVAKSSSSGKKTLVTEEVEEEPPVVKSGSSGKKTLVTEEVEEEPPVVKSGSSRRKRKTLVTTEDEDEEQEPPVASGTSGKKSRASSRARAV; this comes from the coding sequence ATGACGGCAGAACCCGGTGACTCGGCGGAGGCTCTTCCCAATGGCAGCCCCTCACCAGCCAAGCGAGGCAGGGGTCGGCCTAAGGGCTCCGCGGAAAAAAAGGCCAAGATCAATTTGTTTCCTCGGAAACTCTCCCGGGTCCCCAAGGTAATCGACTTCTTCTCCGCCTCTGCGCCCCAAGGGCAGGAACGCAAACGGGGGCGGCCCAAGAAAAGGCTGAGGGGTCGGCCAAGAAAGACGCCGCTGTCACCggacgaggaggaggcggaTAAGAAGTTGTCTGCTCGCTCGAATCCGAGGAAGCGCAAACTATCAAAACCGCTGGGGCGCCCACGCATCCACCCCATTAAGGATTCTCAGACCCCCAGTGGGCGTAAAAGGGGGCGCCCCCGTAAGTCTGCCTCGGCTCCCAGCAGAAGCTCCTCTAAGggtgctgctgccgccaccaACGGGACCCCAACCAAGAGGGGGAGAGGCCGACCTCCCGGTACGGCAAACAAAGCTCGGCGTCTCCCGTTTACTCCGGGTCGGAAGAGGGGGAGACCGCTTGGCTCGGGGAAGGCCGCAGCTGGCGATGGAACCCCTCGAAAGAGGGGCCGTCCACTGGGAAGTAAGAAACGGTCTCTGGCGGCAGCGGACGGCCCGCCAAAAAAGAGAGGTCGACCCCCTGGGTCGGGGTCTGGGTCTGCAGCTGCCAAGAAGAAGACAAAGCAGGTGGCGGAGGATGGTACACCGAAGAAAAGGGGCCGACCACGTGGGTCTCTTGGCAAGAAGAGAAAGCATTGGATGGCAAAGGCACCAGAACCTAAGCCGGCCTTTGACGGCCCTCCACGCAAGAGGGGTCGACCCCGGAAAGTCCAATCAGCTGACCTCGCCTCCAACAGCGAAGAAGCGGAGCAAGAGCCAACACCGCCGGCCCAGGAGGAGGGGCAAGAGAATGGACAGGTGGCAACAGCAGCCAATGAGAGCACAGAACCAGCCCCAGTAGAGGAGGGGCATGACGACATCCTGGCCCCTGTCGAGGATGAAGACGAACTTCAGGGTGGGGATGAGGGCAATGCCGCTATTGTTGAGGAGGTTGTGGAGGAGCCGCCAGTTGCCAAAAGTAGTTCCAGTGGGAAGAAGACCCTCGTTACGGAGGAGGTTGAAGAAGAGCCGCCAGTTGTGAAAAGTGGCTCCAGTGGGAAGAAGACCCTCGTTACGGAGGAGGTTGAGGAAGAGCCGCCAGTTGTGAAAAGTGGCTccagtaggaggaagaggaagaccctCGTTACGacggaggatgaggatgaggagcagGAGCCGCCAGTTGCCAGTGGCACCAGTGGGAAGAAATCTCGAGCCTCGTCGCGCGCGAGAGCAGTGTGA